In one window of Nicotiana tabacum cultivar K326 chromosome 12, ASM71507v2, whole genome shotgun sequence DNA:
- the LOC107763887 gene encoding exocyst complex component SEC5A-like, whose product MSSDSEDEDELLQIALQEQAQRNINYQKPVHQPSKPVRNFVQPPSQPNSRTGATGSNTAGRKNTNAAAMPKSSNKNSNQQRKSVEDDDDSEIEMLSISSGDEDSSKDRGFGSRNRVASGGGRAAHEDDGLWDGGEPDCWKRVDESELRRRVREMREARVVPTTQKPEPEKTAVPQKALNNLQSFPRGMECIDPLKLGIVDNRTLRLISETLQSSPSIGDRDHLDPKVRERLNYFSEKFDPKLFLSRIHQDTSASELESGALAVKTDLKGRTLQKKQLVKENFDCFVSCKTTIDDIESKLRRIEEDPEGSGTSHLFNCIEGVSSIANRAFGPLFERQAQAEKIRSVQGMLQRFRTLFNLPSTIRESIGSGEYDLAVREYRKAKSIVLPSHVGILKRVLEEVERVMQEFKSKLYKSLEDPQIDLTNLENNVRLLLELEPESDPVWHYLNIQNHRIRGLLEKCTLDHESRTENFRNEMHERALSDAKWRQIQQDLNHSSDVDYSDSHENTYLPGDSQQVEFSGEKVDALRGSYIRRLTAVIIHHVPAFWRVAIAVFSGKFAKSSQVSSDSNMNASANKIEEKAGDGKYSNHSLDEVAGMVRSTISAYESKVQNAFGDLEESNILCSYMSDAIKEISKACQAFEAKESAPSVAIAALRTLQCEVSKVYILRLCSWMRTTVEEISKDESWVPVSILERNRSPYTISSLPLAFHSIITSAMDQINSMIVSLRNEAMKSEDIFLQLQGIQESVRLAFLNCLLNFAGHLEQIGSQLNLNKSNKESPYFQNGYLEPEEKSSDPLPGSIVDPLRQLLMVLSNIGYCKDELARELYCKYKQIWLQSRGKDEEDSDIQELIMSFAGLEEKVLEQYTFAKTNLIRTAAINYFLDGGVQWGAAPAVKGVRDAAVELLHTLVAVHAEVFAGCKPLLDKTLGILVEGLIDIFLSLFHENQDKDLKALDANGFCQLMLELDYFETILNPYFTHEARESLKTLQGVLLEKATECVAEVTETPTHSRRPTRGSDDVFLDDRQQGMTVSPDDLIALAQQYSSELLQSELERTRINTACFVESIPLDSVPESAKAAYASFRGPMDSPSRNFRGSQHIGSPSFSRPRRR is encoded by the exons atgtcaAGCGACAGTGAGGACGAAGACGAGCTCTTACAGATCGCATTGCAGGAACAAGCTCAACGCAACATCAATTACCAGAAACCGGTTCATCAACCTTCTAAACCGGTTCGCAACTTCGTTCAGCCGCCATCGCAGCCCAACTCGAGAACCGGCGCTACCGGTAGTAATACGGCGGGGAGAAAGAACACTAACGCTGCTGCGATGCCGAAGAGCAGTAACAAGAACAGTAATCAGCAGCGGAAGTCTGTGGAAGATGACGATGATTCGGAAATCGAGATGCTGAGTATATCATCGGGCGATGAGGATTCGTCCAAGGATCGCGGGTTCGGGTCGAGGAATCGGGTAGCAAGTGGTGGAGGGAGAGCTGCACACGAGGATGATGGATTGTGGGATGGTGGTGAGCCTGATTGCTGGAAGCGTGTTGATGAATCTGAG CTAAGACGCAGAGTTCGTGAGATGAGGGAGGCAAGAGTGGTTCCAACCACTCAAAAGCCTGAGCCAGAGAAGACAGCTGTACCACAAAAAGCTCTTAATAATTTGCAGTCTTTTCCTCGTGGCATGGAATGCATCGATCCTCTGAAGTTGGG GATAGTTGACAACAGAACATTACGGTTAATCAGTGAGACCTTACAAAGTTCCCCGTCCATAGGCGACAGAGATCATTTAGACCCCAAAGTTCGTG AGAGGTTGAATTACTTTTCTGAGAAATTTGACCCGAAGTTGTTTCTGTCTCGGATCCACCAAGACACTAGCGCTTCAGAGTTAGAATCAGGTGCTCTTGCTGTAAAGACTGATCTTAAAGGACGTACACTGCAGAAAAAACAGTTGGTTAAAGAAAATTTTGACTGCTTTGTGTCCTGCAAAACAACAATTGATG ATATTGAATCAAAGTTAAGACGGATTGAGGAAGACCCTGAAGGTTCTGGAACCTCTCACTTATTTAATTGTATCGAAGGAGTTAGTTCAATTGCTAATCGTGCTTTTGGGCCACTATTTGAAAGACAG GCTCAAGCTGAGAAGATAAGATCTGTTCAAGGAATGCTGCAGAGGTTCCGAACACTATTTAACTTGCCCAGCACGATTCGTGAGAGCATTGGTAGTGGTGAATATGACCTGGCAGTCAGGGAGTACAGGAAAGCAAAGTCAATCGTTCTGCCTTCTCAT GTTGGAATTTTGAAGCGTGTGCTTGAGGAGGTTGAAAGAGTTATGCAAGAATTTAAAAGCAAGCTTTATAAGTCTCTGGAAGATCCTCAGATTGACCTAACAAAT CTTGAAAATAATGTGAGACTCTTGTTGGAGTTGGAACCCGAATCAGATCCTGTGTGGCACTATTTGAATATACAG AACCACAGAATCCGAGGTTTGCTTGAGAAATGCACTTTGGATCATGAATCAAGGACGGAAAATTTTCGGAATGAGATGCATGAAAGAGCTTTATCTGATGCAAAATGGAGGCAAATTCAGCAAGATTTGAACCATTCT TCAGATGTTGATTACTCTGATTCTCATGAAAATACATATTTGCCGGGTGATTCACAACAAGTGGAATTTAGTGGTGAAAAGGTTGATGCTCTCAGAGGAAGTTATATAAGGAGGTTAACTGCTGTAATTATCCATCATGTGCCTGCCTTTTGGAGAGTAGCTATTGCAGTTTTCAGCGGGAAATTTGCGAAG TCTTCTCAAGTATCCTCTGATTCAAATATGAATGCCTCTGCgaacaaaattgaagaaaaagcgGGAGATGGGAAGTACTCAAATCATTCACTTGATGAAGTTGCTGGGATGGTTCGCAGTACTATATCAGCTTATGAATCCAAG GTCCAGAATGCATTTGGGGATCTTGAAGAATCAAATATTCTTTGCTCATACATGAGTGATGCCATAAAGGAGATATCCAAAGCATGTCAAGCTTTTGAAGCAAAAGAATCAGCGCCTTCAGTTGCTA TTGCAGCACTGCGAACACTTCAGTGTGAGGTCTCAAAAGTTTACATATTGAGGCTCTGTTCATGGATGCGGACTACAGTTGAAGAGATATCAAAAGATGAATCCTGGGTCCCAGTATCTATTTTAGAAAGGAATAGATCTCCATATACCATTTCTTCCTTGCCTTTGGCTTTCCATTCAATTATCACATCTGCAATGGATCAGATCAATTC AATGATTGTGTCTTTGCGGAATGAGGCGATGAAGTCAGAAGACATATTCTTGCAGCttcaaggaatccaggaatcTGTTAGACTTGCCTTCTTGAATTGTTTGCTGAATTTTGCTG GTCATCTGGAGCAAATTGGAAGTCAGCTTAACCTGAATAAATCCAACAAAGAAAGTCCATATTTTCAAAATGGATATCTTGAACCAGAAGAAAAATCATCTGATCCCCTACCAGGAAGTATTGTTGATCCACTTCGACAGCTGCTGATGGTTCTAAGTAATATTGGATATTGTAAAGATGAACTTGCTCGTGAATTGTACTGCAAATACAAACAAATTTGGCTGCAGTCGAG GGGTAAGGATGAAGAGGACAGTGATATCCAAGAATTGATTATGTCTTTTGCTGGGCTTGAAGAGAAGGTCCTTGAACAGTACACTTTTGCAAAG ACCAATTTGATTAGAACAGCAGCTATAAACTATTTCTTGGATGGCGGAGTGCAATGGGGTGCTGCGCCAGCAGTTAAG GGTGTGCGAGATGCTGCTGTGGAATTGCTGCACACTCTAGTAGCTGTACATGCAGAG GTCTTCGCTGGTTGTAAGCCTCTACTGGACAAGACGCTTGGTATTCTTGTTGAAGGCTTAATTGATATTTTCCTAAGTCTTTTCCATGAAAATCAAGACAAAGATCTCAAAGCATTAGACGCGAATGGCTTTTGCCAGCTTATGCTTGAG CTTGATTACTTCGAGACCATATTGAATCCTTATTTTACACATGAAGCAAGGGAGTCGCTGAAAACATTACAAGGGGTCCTCTTAGAGAAAGCAACAGAGTGTGTTGCTGAGGTTACTGAGACTCCAACTCACAGCCGCCGGCCGACACGTGGAAGTGATGATGTATTTCTGGATGACCGGCAACAAGGGATGACTGTATCACCGGATGACTTGATT GCTCTTGCCCAGCAGTATAGTTCTGAGCTACTTCAATCTGAACTTGAGAGGACTAGAATCAATACAGCATGCTTTGTGGAATCAATTCCCCTGGACTCTGTTCCAGAATCAGCAAAGGCAGCATATGCTTCTTTTAGAGGACCTATGGATTCTCCCAGTAGAAATTTTAGGGGATCACAACATATTGGATCCCCAAGTTTCTCCAGGCCAAGACGTAGATAA